GGAAGGACCGCGCACGGTCACCTTCGCGACGCGGCTCGGCTCCCTGGAGCGGCCGTCCGACCTCGCCGAACGCCTCCCGAAGGCCCTCATCCACCGCAACGTCCCCGGCGAACCGGTGCACGCCTTCCTCCGCGACTTCGACCGCGCGTGGGCCGCCGCCGCGCCCTACGCCTCCTACGGCGCCCGCCAGCGCTGGATCCGCGCGGTGCGGGACCTCATCGCCGACTGGCCGGTGACGGACGGACCGGTGCGCTGGCGGCAGGGCGAAGTGACCGTGGCCTGGGGGGCGTTGGCCCCGCGCGGGTGAATCCGGTTGCGGGTGTGGCGCGTGGGGAACGATCCCCGGCGACCGTTCGTCACAGAAGTACGGGAAGTACCGCCTCTGTCGTTTTACGTGCGGGCATGGCACGATCCCCCAGGCGTCCGTAAGTTACTGACGGTCAATCAGATACGGGATTGTGGGGGCAGGGGTATGGGAGCGGGCAGGCGAGCCCTGATCACGACGGCCATCACGGTCGTCTGCGCGGTCACCGTACTCGCGGCACCCGGCACGGCGTTCGCGAGTCCGACGCCGACACCGACCCCCTCGGCGACCCCGACCGCGTCCCCAACCCCCGTGACCAACAAGGACCTTGAGGCTGTACGCGAGAAGCTCGACGCGCTCTACCACGACGCGGCCGTCGCCACGGACGCGTACAACGCGGCGGAGGAGAAGTCCCAGAAGCAGTCCGCGGAGATCGTGGAGCTGGCCAAGAAGATCGTCAAGGGCCAGGAGAGACTGGACGAGTTGAAGGACCGCGCCGGTGCCGCGGCCCGCTCCCAGTACCGCACGGGCGGGCTCCCGGATGAGGCGCAGCTGCTGCTGAGCGACAACCCGCAGGCGTTCCTGGACGGTACGGGCCGGGTGCTCCAGGGCCAGCGCGCCACCAAGGGCCTGATCGCCGAACTGACCCGCACCCAGCAGGACTTGAAGCAGTACACCGCCGACGCCTCCGCCCAGTGGCAGCAGTTGGAGAAGAACCGCCAGGCCAAGGCCGCCGCCCAGAAGAAGGTCACGACCCAGATCGCGGCGGCCGAGAAGCTCGAGTCCCAGCTGGAGAAGCAGGAGAAGGCGCGGCTGGCCAAACTGGAGCAGCAGGCCGCGCTGAAGGCGCAGACCGCGTGGCTCGACACCGGCGCCCTCAAGGACGCCACCGGCACGGCGTCCGCGGCGGGCAAGGCGGCGGTGGCCTACGCGACGGCCCAGCTCGGCAAGCCGTACGAATGGGGCGCCGAGGGCCCGTCGACGTACGACTGCTCGGGGCTGACCTCGCAGGCCTGGGCGAGCGCGGGCGACCCGATCCCGCGCACCTCGCAGGAGCAGTGGAAGCAGCTCCCGCACGTCGCCGTGAAGGACATGCGCCCCGGCGACCTCATCATCTACTTCGACGACGCCAGCCATGTCGCCATGTACATCGGCGACGGCGCGATCATCCACGCCCCGCGGCCGGGGCGGACGGTGACGGTCGCGGGGGCGGGTTCGATGCCGATATTGGGCGTTGTGCGACCGGATGCGTAACTTGTCCATCGCCATGCGCGAGGCATCCGTACGGCACCGGTGACCCGGGCCACGTGACCTGGCGCACGCACCCTCCGCGCCAAACACCCGCCCGGCGTGACCTTCGTCATCCCCGGGTAAGAGCCACCCCGCCCAACTCCCGTACGGATCACGGCATATGACAGTGGCCGCCTGCCAGGCGACCTGTCTCACACCATTCCTTTACGGCGCCCACTACCGCTATGGTCCCCGTCGGTGGGTCGAGGTCCCTCGCCCCACCGTGCCCTCGGGGGGAGGGAAGGAACCAGGACGATGCCCGCACCCATACCGCGGCAGAGAGCGGTCCCGGCCGCGGAGAGTGGTCAGGCGCAGACCGAGCCCGCGATCGGCGGCCCCTCCGGAGACAGTTCCGGAGGCAGCCACGCGGCCGCCTCCACAGCCGTCTCCGGAGCCACTGAGGCCCCGCGCACGCAGGACACGGTCAACGACGACACGGTCGCCGCCGCCGACAAGGCGGGCGACAAGGCCGACGACGGCAAGGCGGACGACCGCCCGGCCGACGCCGCGCCCCGCGCTGCCCACGGCCCCGCCCACGGCACCCCGGCCGGTCACCTCACCCTGCTGATGATCGAGGACGACCCCGGTGGTTCGCCCGTCGTGCCCGAGCTGCTCGACCCGACCGGCAAGCCGATCCGGGTCCGCACCGCCCGCAACCTCACCGAGGCCGAGCGGCTGCTCACCGACGACGTCCACTGCATCCTGCTGGACCTCGCGCTGCCCGCCCCCGCCCGGGCCGCGGACGGCACCGACGACGAGCTCGCCGTGCTCAAGCACGTCCTGCGGCTCGCGCCGCACCACGCCGTCCTCGCCCTCACCGCGTCCGGCGACACCGAGCGCGGCGCCGAGGCGGTCCTCGCGGGCGCCCAGGACTACCTCTTCCGCGACGAGCTGGACGGCCGGCTGCTGAGCCGCGCGATCCGCTACGCGGTGGAGCGGAAACGGTCCGACCGCGCCGAGCGCAAGCTCACCGAGTCCAAGCTGCGCGCCCAGGAGAACGCCCGCCTCGAACGCGGCCTGCTGCCCACCCCCCTCCTGGAGGGCTCCCCGCTGCGCTTCGCCGCCCGCTACCGCCCCGGCCGCTCCCGCGCGCTGCTCGGCGGCGACTTCTACGACACCGTGCGCACCCCCGACGGGACCGTGCACGCGATGATCGGCGACGTCTGCGGCCACGGCCCCGACGAGGCCGCGCTCGGTGTGGAACTCCGCATCGCCTGGCGCGCGTTGACCCTGGCGGGCCTCTGCGGCGACCAGTTGCTCGGCACGCTGCAGCAGGTCCTGGAGCACGAGCGCTCCGACGACGAGATCTTCGCGACGCTCTGCACGGTCGACATCGCCCCCGACGGCCGCCGCGCGGGCCTCTGCCTGGCCGGCCACCCGTCCCCGCTGCTGGCCCGGCCGGGCCGCCCGGCCGAACTCCTCCCCTACGACAACAACGGCCCCGCCCTCGGCCTGCTCCCCGGCGCCCGCTGGCCCCGGATGCAGGTAGAACTGGGCGCCGAGTGGAGCCTGATGCTCTACACCGACGGCCTGATCGAGGGCCGGGTCGGAGAGGGCCGCCGCGAACGGCTCGGCCAGGACGGCATGGTGGCGATGGTCCGCCGCCAGCTCGCCGAGGGCCTGCGGGGCGAGGAACTGCTCCGGGCCGCGGTCAACGAGGTCCGCGACCTCAACGGCGGCGAGCTGACGGACGACGTGGCGGTACTGATGCTGGACCGGACGCCGTAACCCCGTAGCGAGCGGTGGGTGTGGTGATCGCCGTACGGCTTCAGCGGCCGCCGTTGTACGGGCCGTAGGGGCCGTCGCTGCTGGAGCCGCCTCTGCGGCTGCGGCCGCCGCCGGGAAGGCCGCGCAGGGCCGGGCGTACGTCGACCATGTACACGATGGTCGCGACGAGGCCGATGATCGGCAGGAACGACAGGATGTTGAAGATGAGGTTCACCACGAAGGCGAGCCCCAGGACGATCAGCCAGAACGGCTTGGTCTTCTTGTCCGCCGCGCGATAGGCGTCCTCGCGGCGCGTGGCCGCGTCGACCAGCGCGAAGCCACTGAAAACGATCAGGGCGGTACTCAACAGCCACATGAACCCTGTGAAGCCCTGCATCAGCACTACGTCCACCACCCGACTCGACTCGTCCGTACGCGGTCACCGTACCCGCAACCGGATTCCCGCTACCCGAAGAACGGGCCGGGCACCCGTGGAGTGCCCGACCCGTTACTGATCACCCGTACGTGTTACTTCGCGGGCGGAGTTGTCTTCTTGGCGGTGGTCTTGCGGGCCGGGGCCTTCTTCGCGGCGGCCGGCTTCTTGGCCGGAGCGGCCGGAGCGGGGGTCTCGGCCTTCACCACGACGGGCTCGGACACAGGCGCCGGGGTCGGGGTCGGGTCGGGCTCGACCGCGACGGCGAGCTCCTCGATCTCGTCGGCGGCCTCGCCGCGCCAGGTCTTCACGGCCTGCTCGCCGTGCTCGGCGACCTTCTCGTACGCCTCACGGGCCTTGACGGCGTACTCGGCGGCGACGCCGACACCGCGCAGCGCGAAGTCCTGGGCGGACTCGCCGAACTTCTTCAGGTCGGCGTCGAGATTGCTGCTGAGCTTCTTGAGGTCACCGTCGAGGCTGGTGATGAACTCGTTGACCTTGGTCTGGAAGGTCTCCTGCGCCTCCTTGGCCTTGGCACCGGCCTCCTTGGCACGGGCGGCGGCCTTCTCCTGCACGGCCTTCGGGTCGGTGCCGCGCACGGCGTCGATCCGGGCCGGCGCCTCGGCGCGCAGCTGCTCGACCAGGCCGGGCACCTTCTTGGCCTGCTGGAGCGCGAGGTCGGCGGTGCCGGCGGCGAAGTAGAGGGGGGTGGGGTCGCTCAGGGTCTTGCGCAGGTCATCGGTGATGGCCATGGTGATGGTCCTCCCGGTTGCTATCAGCTGAGGGTTTTGTGTTGTGTACGTCCGCGGGTCAACCGGCGGTCCCGTGCGGCGCGGCACTGTCGCCGCCGTCACCACCGTCGCCGACATCGGCCACGCCGGGGCTGCCGCTCAGGCCACTGCCCTCGCCCCCGTCGGCGATCTCGAACCCGTTCTCCTTGCGGAAGGACTCGTAGATCTGAAGCAGCACCTGCTTCTGCCGTTCGGTGAGCGTGGGATCGGCGAGGACGACGGCACGCGTCGCGTCCTCCCGTCGGCGCTCCTCTCCGTCCCGCTCGGCGTCGAGGATGCCGGCGCGCACGTACAGCGTCTCGGCGGAGATCCGCAGCGCCTTGGCGACCTGCTGCAACACCTCCGCGCTCGGCTTGCGCAGCCCGCGCTCGATCTGGCTCAGATACGGATTCGACACCCCGGCGGCATCGGCGAGCTGCCGCAGAGACAGCTGCGCGTTGCGCCGCTGCTCACGCAGATACTCCCCGAGATTGCCGACGTTGAGCGTTGCCATGCCTCCACCTTGCACCAGCCCCGCTAACTATTGCAAGCACCTGCTTGCAAAAGTGCGCCATGCCACGTGCCGGGCGGGTCACCGAGCGCGGCGAGGCGCGTGCCGGCGCCACGTATAAGCTCGCCGCCGTGCGCCGCCGGCCGTGAGTGCGCCGCGTCGGTCGGGCTCGACGCAGCCGTGGTGCAGCCGTAGGCGCGTGTGGGACGCGCGGTGCGCGGACGGCGGGAGCCGGCCCGAGGGCGAACGGAGCGCGGGAATGGTGGGTATGGGGCCCGACGTGATCCGGTCCGCGGCCGAGCGCGGCCGCCGGGTCTTCGAGCGTGGGGACGTGATCGGCGCGGGTGCGCTGATCGCCTGTGTGGTGGTCTCGGTGATCGCGGCCGACGGGGTGGCGCTGAAGGTCGTCGTCGCCGTGCTCGGGCTCTGCGCGGAGCTGGGCATGGTGCTCAGCGGCCGGGCCCTGCCGACGCCGCTGACCTGGTTCGGGGTCGCACTGACCATCGGGACCGGCTTCGCCATCATGGCTCTCGTGCCCGCCGGGCTCGGCGAGGTTCCCGTGCTGGCAGCCGCCGCGGTGCTGCCGATGTGCGTTCCGGCCGGGCCGGTGCGCAACGCCTGCGTCGCGCTGCTGGCGGCCGGCTTCGGCGTCGCGGTCATGGTGATCTTCGGCAGCGTGGCGGGCCTGCTGTCGGCCGTCGGCGTGTGGCTGCTCGCCGACCGTTCGATCGAGCACGCCGCGCTCCAGGCCGAGCGGGACCGCGCGGTCGCGCTGCTGGCCGAGGTGGAGGCGTCCCGCGCGTCCCGGCAGGAGGCGGCGGCCCTGGAGGAGCGGCGGCGGATCGCCCACGAGATGCACGACGTGCTCGCGCACAGCCTCGCCGGACTGTCCATGCAGCTGCAGGCGGTCAGGGCGATCGCGCGGCGCGACGGTGCTCCGGCGACGCTGACCGGGCCGCTGGACCGCGCCGCCGAGCTCGCGCGCGACGGAGTGCAGGAGGCCCGCGCGGCGGTGGGTGCGCTGCGTTCCGTACCGCTCCGGGGCGTGGCCGATGTCGACGGCCTGACCAGGGGTTTCCCGGGCGAGGCGCGGCTGCGCGTCAGCGGCCGGGCCGGCCGGCTCGCACCCGAGGCCGGGCACGCGGTGTACCGGGCGGTGCAGGAGGCCATGACCAACGCGGCGCGGTACGCGACCGGCAGCGCCATCGACGTGGACCTGGTGTGGGAGGGCTCCGAGCTGCGCGCCGTCGTACGGGACCATGGGCTGCCGGCCGGTCGCGGCCCGTCGGGAGTGCAGGGCAGCGGCACGGGGCTGCGTGGCATGGCCGAGCGGATCGAGGCCGTCGGCGGCTCGGTGACCGCCGGACCCGCGCCCGAGGGGCCGGGGTGGCGGATCGCGCTGCGGGTGCCGGTCGTGGAGGAGGACTCCGGCGCCGCGGTGGGCGTCGCTTCCGAGGATGCCGCCGCAGCCGGCGGCGCTGTAGCAGGCGGCACTGACATCGGCGGCATGACGGCAGACGGGAAGGCGGACGCGTGACGATTCGGGTGCTGGTCGCGGACGATCAGGCGGTGGTGCGGGACGGGGTCGTGCTGTTGCTGACCTCGGCGCAGGACATCGAGGTGGTCGGGCAGGCCGGTGACGGGAACGAGGCGGTGCGGCTCGCCGTGGCGGAGCGGCCCGACGTCGCCCTCGTCGACCTGCGGATGCCCGGGCTCGACGGCGCGCAGGTGACGGCCGAGATACTGGCGGCGGGCATCGGGACACGGGTGCTGATCCTGACGACGTTCGCCGACGACGACGCGGTGATGCCGGCGTTGCGGGCCGGCGCGCTCGGCTACCTGACCAAGGACGCGACCGGCGAGGCGGTGCTGGCCGCGGTCCGGGAGGTGGCGGCCGGCCGGACCGTCCTCGACCCGGCCGTACAGCGGCGGCTCGTGCAGCTCGTCGTGACGGAGCCCCAGGCGCCCGCCGCCGCGCCCGCGTCCGCGCCGGCGGCGCTTCCTCCCGAGGCCGAGGGGCTGACCAGGCGGGAGGTCGACGTCGTACGGCTCCTCGCGAAGGGGCTGAACAACCGGCAGGTGGCGCGCGAGATGGTCGTCAGCCTGGCGACGGTGAAGACGCACCTCAACCATGTCCTCGCCAAGCTGGCGCTGGAGGATCGCGGCGCGCTGATCGCCTGGGCCTGGCGTTTCGGCCTGGTGGACAACACCGAGCAGTGACGGCGGGGATCTCAACCCGGGTTACACCCCTGGGTTGAAGGAGTTCGGGGCGCGTCGGCGAATGCTCTTGGACATGACGACAACCGACTGGCTCATCGACATCGCGCTCCTGCTCATCGTCCTCCGCCAGCTGCGCGAGGAGCGGATGACCACCCGCACCATCCTGCTCCCGCTCGGCATGATCGCCTGGGCCGCGAGCAACTACCTGACCGACATCCCGACCGCCGGCAACGACGTACCGCTGGCCGTGGTCTTCGCGGTCACCGGGGTCGCCTTCGGCCTCGCCGGCGGTCTGCTCACCCGCGTCCGGCACGCCGACGGGCACGTGCTCATCAAGGCCACCCGCGGTGCGGCCGCGCTCTGGATCATCAGCATGGGCTTCCGCCTGGGCTTCGCGGTGTGGTCCACGCATGCCTCCGGCACCGCGCACCTGACCAGCTTCTCCGCCGCGCACGACATCACCAGCGGCCAGGCCTGGGTCGTAGCCCTGCTCCTGATGGCGGTCGGCGAGGTCGTCGTCCGCCTGGGCACGATCATCGTCCGCGGCCAGCTGCTGCAGGCACGGGTCGACCGCGAGGCGAAGCGCACGGCGTCCCGGCCGGGCGCCTACGCCTGAGCCTGGGCCTGAGCCGCGCGACAGCCCGGGTACGACGCTCATCCCGCGCAGCAGCCCGCGGTACGAGGCTCAGCCCGCGCGACAGCCCACAGCACTCCGCCCACCCGGGGAACGGCCCGCAGCGCTCCGCCCAACCCGCGCAATGGCCCACGGCGCTCCGCCCGACCCACGCAATGGCCCGCGGCACGACGCCTGACCCGTACAACAACCCGCAGCCGCCGCCCAACCCGCGCAACAGCTCGCGGCACGACGCTCGCCCTGCGCAATGGCCAGCGGCACGGCGCTCGTCCCGCGCAACAACCGCGAGCACACCGCCCGACCTGCGGAACAGCCCCTGGCACGACGCTCATCCCGCAGCGCGACACCCGACCCCGCCACAACCCGCGGCGCACCGCCCGACCCGCGCAACAGCCCGCAGCACGGCGCTCGCCCCACGCGCCGCACCCGCGGCGCACCGCCCGACCCACGCAACAGCCCGCAGCGCACCGCCCGACCCACGCCACAACCCGCAGCGCACCGCCCAACCCACGCCACAACCCGCAGCACGGCGCTCGCCCCACGCACCGCACCCACAGCGCGCCCCGCTCCGCACCCCCACTCACCTCGCTCCGCACCCCCACTCACCTCGCTCGACACTCCACCCGTCCCGCTCAACACCCCACCCGCACCTGACCAGCACGGAGGCCCCTCATGCCCGCATCGCACCGCACACCGCGTGCCCTCACCCGGCCTCGGCTGGCCCTGGCCGCCGCCACCGTGGCCCTCGCAGCGGTCGCCTGTTCGTCCGGCGGCGGGCACGCGACCGGCACTTCGAGCGCTTCGAGCAGCAGGCCGAGCGCGCAGGCCACGGCGATCACCGCCACCGCCACCACCACGGCGGCGTCGGCCCTCGTCCCGAACTCCGCCCCGACCGGAAAGGGCGCGTTCCTCGGGCCGGTGCGCCGGATCCCGGTCGACGGCATCAAGATCGGCTACCGCCGGTTCGGCTCGGGCCCCGACCTCGTCATGGTCATGGGCGACACCGGCACCATGAGCGACTGGACGGTCGACCTGCTGAGCCGCCTCGGCCGGCACTACCACGTCACGGTCTTCGACAACCGCGGCGTCGGCTACACGACCGACGACACCTCGGTCCCCGACACCATCCCGCTCATGGCGGACGACACCGTGGGTCTGATCGAGGCACTGGGTCTACGGCACCCCGCGTTGCTCGGCTGGTCGATGGGCGGCGAGATCGGTCTGACCGTCGCCGCGCTCCACCCGGGTGCGATCAGCGCGCTCGTGAGCACCGGCGGCGACCTCGGCGGCAGCCGGGCCATCAACACGCCGGCCGCCGTGGCCAAGGAGCTCAACAGCCCCAGGACCACGGGCCCGCAGCTGATGGACCTGCTCTTCCCCGCCGACGCCACCGCCGCGCGGGCCGCGTACATCGAGCAGCTCGGTCTGATCCCGCCGGAGAAGGTCGGCGACGAGACGCTGCTGCGTCAGTACCAGGCCGGACAGGCCTACGAGTCCTTCGAGGGCACCTGGGACAAGCTGCCCGACAGCACCGTCCCGATGCTGATCACCAACGGCTCCCTCGACAAGATCACCCCGCCCGGGAACGCGAGCATCATCACGCACCGGGCCAAGCACGCCGAGCGGGTCATGTTCCCCGACGCCGGCCA
The nucleotide sequence above comes from Streptomyces sp. N50. Encoded proteins:
- a CDS encoding NlpC/P60 family protein produces the protein MGAGRRALITTAITVVCAVTVLAAPGTAFASPTPTPTPSATPTASPTPVTNKDLEAVREKLDALYHDAAVATDAYNAAEEKSQKQSAEIVELAKKIVKGQERLDELKDRAGAAARSQYRTGGLPDEAQLLLSDNPQAFLDGTGRVLQGQRATKGLIAELTRTQQDLKQYTADASAQWQQLEKNRQAKAAAQKKVTTQIAAAEKLESQLEKQEKARLAKLEQQAALKAQTAWLDTGALKDATGTASAAGKAAVAYATAQLGKPYEWGAEGPSTYDCSGLTSQAWASAGDPIPRTSQEQWKQLPHVAVKDMRPGDLIIYFDDASHVAMYIGDGAIIHAPRPGRTVTVAGAGSMPILGVVRPDA
- a CDS encoding PP2C family protein-serine/threonine phosphatase, with the protein product MPAPIPRQRAVPAAESGQAQTEPAIGGPSGDSSGGSHAAASTAVSGATEAPRTQDTVNDDTVAAADKAGDKADDGKADDRPADAAPRAAHGPAHGTPAGHLTLLMIEDDPGGSPVVPELLDPTGKPIRVRTARNLTEAERLLTDDVHCILLDLALPAPARAADGTDDELAVLKHVLRLAPHHAVLALTASGDTERGAEAVLAGAQDYLFRDELDGRLLSRAIRYAVERKRSDRAERKLTESKLRAQENARLERGLLPTPLLEGSPLRFAARYRPGRSRALLGGDFYDTVRTPDGTVHAMIGDVCGHGPDEAALGVELRIAWRALTLAGLCGDQLLGTLQQVLEHERSDDEIFATLCTVDIAPDGRRAGLCLAGHPSPLLARPGRPAELLPYDNNGPALGLLPGARWPRMQVELGAEWSLMLYTDGLIEGRVGEGRRERLGQDGMVAMVRRQLAEGLRGEELLRAAVNEVRDLNGGELTDDVAVLMLDRTP
- a CDS encoding DUF2516 family protein, yielding MQGFTGFMWLLSTALIVFSGFALVDAATRREDAYRAADKKTKPFWLIVLGLAFVVNLIFNILSFLPIIGLVATIVYMVDVRPALRGLPGGGRSRRGGSSSDGPYGPYNGGR
- a CDS encoding helix-turn-helix transcriptional regulator; translation: MATLNVGNLGEYLREQRRNAQLSLRQLADAAGVSNPYLSQIERGLRKPSAEVLQQVAKALRISAETLYVRAGILDAERDGEERRREDATRAVVLADPTLTERQKQVLLQIYESFRKENGFEIADGGEGSGLSGSPGVADVGDGGDGGDSAAPHGTAG
- a CDS encoding sensor histidine kinase, whose protein sequence is MIRSAAERGRRVFERGDVIGAGALIACVVVSVIAADGVALKVVVAVLGLCAELGMVLSGRALPTPLTWFGVALTIGTGFAIMALVPAGLGEVPVLAAAAVLPMCVPAGPVRNACVALLAAGFGVAVMVIFGSVAGLLSAVGVWLLADRSIEHAALQAERDRAVALLAEVEASRASRQEAAALEERRRIAHEMHDVLAHSLAGLSMQLQAVRAIARRDGAPATLTGPLDRAAELARDGVQEARAAVGALRSVPLRGVADVDGLTRGFPGEARLRVSGRAGRLAPEAGHAVYRAVQEAMTNAARYATGSAIDVDLVWEGSELRAVVRDHGLPAGRGPSGVQGSGTGLRGMAERIEAVGGSVTAGPAPEGPGWRIALRVPVVEEDSGAAVGVASEDAAAAGGAVAGGTDIGGMTADGKADA
- a CDS encoding response regulator transcription factor; translated protein: MTIRVLVADDQAVVRDGVVLLLTSAQDIEVVGQAGDGNEAVRLAVAERPDVALVDLRMPGLDGAQVTAEILAAGIGTRVLILTTFADDDAVMPALRAGALGYLTKDATGEAVLAAVREVAAGRTVLDPAVQRRLVQLVVTEPQAPAAAPASAPAALPPEAEGLTRREVDVVRLLAKGLNNRQVAREMVVSLATVKTHLNHVLAKLALEDRGALIAWAWRFGLVDNTEQ
- a CDS encoding alpha/beta hydrolase translates to MPASHRTPRALTRPRLALAAATVALAAVACSSGGGHATGTSSASSSRPSAQATAITATATTTAASALVPNSAPTGKGAFLGPVRRIPVDGIKIGYRRFGSGPDLVMVMGDTGTMSDWTVDLLSRLGRHYHVTVFDNRGVGYTTDDTSVPDTIPLMADDTVGLIEALGLRHPALLGWSMGGEIGLTVAALHPGAISALVSTGGDLGGSRAINTPAAVAKELNSPRTTGPQLMDLLFPADATAARAAYIEQLGLIPPEKVGDETLLRQYQAGQAYESFEGTWDKLPDSTVPMLITNGSLDKITPPGNASIITHRAKHAERVMFPDAGHAMLVQDAGRFVSLVTRFTKASGVAQQQPPPPPGSPRAAVRVSGRARRRHPGEA